DNA from Clupea harengus chromosome 2, Ch_v2.0.2, whole genome shotgun sequence:
GAAACTACTTCACTTCCACCGCATTATCCACTATGCTTTTCCTCCACAGGTCCTGGGTGTTGCGAGCCAGAGCGACCGTGCCACCATCAAGAAGAAGCTGAAGGACATGAAGAAGGCccaggagaaggtggagaaGCAGCGGGAGAAGCGAGAGAAGGAGGCGCGCCGCAGCGGGAAGCTGCCAGCCGCCAACACCACGGACTCCATCTGCTGAGCTTCGCCCGCTCCAGCGCTCGACTCACAAGGACCGGCCTTTTCCCTCTGGTGCTGCTGTTACACACAGAGCTTACCTGTTTCATACCCCCCCACCTGTGGATGAAGACCACTTTCGCCAAGTGGCAGTGAATGACGGCATGGACAATCAAATCACTATGGCACATGCATTGCCACAGTTCACCCCGAATATGCAACTGGCGTAGGGTTAGCGGTGCTCCTAAAGCCATGCCAAGGTTAGAACCCAGCTGTTAGCCACAATTCCACAGGGTGTTTTTTATTCTAGTCTGGTCGTGCCAAACAAGTGCTTCTTGCCCAACCGCCCTCACTTTCCCATCCCTTCATTCTTAAAACCCAAGTTACAATAGACAAGTGTGCTTAAATTAGTCAAGTAAACCCCGCTTCACAATTCCAATGCAAATTAAACTGCAATCTAGCTCATCAAAACATGCTTCAGCCCAACCCCAGTGGAGGCTAATTAATGTATTGGAGAGAAACTGCATGTATGGCAagctgtgtgtgagcgagtgaacgagagagagagagagcgagcgagagagagaggagtgaagagcaGAACCATGCCTGGTGGCAAAGGCAAACGTTTTGACAGGTTAAGCAAACTTTTATGGGGGATGTGTAGGTGTAGATGATTGTTCTAAAGATAATGTGTTGACTAGTGGACCAAACAGAGAGACTTGTATTTGACCTAACCACTGTAGCCTAGGGCTTACCAGCGGAAGAAGCAGGACTTCCTTATTGAACATATTACAGACAAGCAGAGTTCCATAAttgcacacacagcctctgatAATTATGGATTTTGCCCTGcctttcaaatgtttttataCATTATTTTTGCTAGAACAACTTGCCTGTGTCCATGTACAGATCATTTGTGTTGCTGGAACTTTTGTACAGTTAATGAGGAAAAGCACTATATTGTCTTTTGAAGAGACACATGGGGAACATGGTTTTAAATGTGTAAATCGATGGTTTTATATATAAGCTTATTAACTGCAtaccttttaaaagtgaattaCTGATCAAGTTGAGACTTTTCTACATTTTCTACTAAGTAGAATAGCCTGTTGTGTGAGACCTTTTTATAAACGGCTAATCACAAAAGGGTAGTTGGAGATGATCCATCATCTCACCTTGTTGACAGTGCCTGCTTTGCCTTGTTTGACCTGTGCAGCTAACTAGATCCTGTATAATCAACTAAGGGTACCAGAATATATTACTGTATCGTATCATTCGTTCAGATGCATAACAGTACTGTGAGAAGACCGTCAGGATAATGACCGTgtggatgattttttttctccagtgtaCTCCTAAATGCTATATAGGTAGCCTGTCTGCACACAAATATACTTATTCGCTATTCTGTGTTCTGTATTCTGTGTACCACTTTACCTGTATTTTGACGTGATAACTGACAATGGGATGATGCCCTCCAGACCACAACAGGTACCCTGTTATTCCTCTGGTACAAACAGTACAAGCTGTGCGAAttaaacactttatttgaaaTTTGAGAATCTTGTATAgcctttgtgtgcttttgctcaaTGAGCTAAGTGTGAGTATGCAGACAATTTCAAGTGACCACCTCATTTAAACACTGATTTTTATTTAGCTTATGAACAGTCGGTCGCAAAATATTCTCACCGTTTCATGTTTTAAGGAATTACACATTGAATTGCAACTGATAGTCTAAACCACTTAAACAAAAAGTATTCTTTTTAAAGTAATCGTCCATATGGAATTGGTCAAAGCACActttcacattttctctctctttcactcacaccactccaaacaaaaacaacaaaaaactaatAATAAAATGAACCAGCACATGCAGAAGCTCGTGGAATGTGCTGTTGGGTGATAATTCTGTTCAACCTCTCTGTCTACTGTAGACAATTATATTCACTTATTACACAAAGGAATAATTCATCGGGGCAGTTGTCTAACAAGTTCATGTTAACGCAACTACAATGATGCATCAACTCAATATTTTGTACAAAATCAACTGACTTGGTACATATTATTTGCACTCAAATGTAACAGCCTAATATCACATTTCCTATGGGTACAAAGGTTTTGGGTCTTAAAGAATATTTGAGCTGCCCTAGACCATAACAAAACATTAGTGAGGTCCTACACTGAGTACCCCAAGAGGCTAAGTGACCAAAACGATACCAAGAGTTCTGGATATTGTGCCTCACTTCACATTTCCCCTCTCGGTTTCACATCAAGGTAACAGATATTGTAATTCATGACCATTTTTAACTGAAAACAGCTAATCGACTTTCTGCCCATTTATAGAGATACCAAAAATATACAGGGGCTAATAAAGATATACAGTATCTGAGGAAAGTATGGCACTAGGCTCCCGTCTGTAACGTCTGGCTATTTTTAATACAACCACTGAATACGAGCTGAGGTTTGACCTTTCGTTGGGGGCGATCACACCATCATATATTCCACTTCATGTATGGCAATGTGAAAACAACTCATCAAAGATCGGAAAAGTGAATTAGATCACCCGGTCAGCAAGTGCTGTCTGAATCTAGAAACTGCGGAAGGTAGTCATGTCCTTAGGCTCCTTGCTGGGCACGCACCAGTCGTCTGCCTCATGCATGGTTTTGTAGTGCTTCCAGGCCGACTTGTTGTAAACAGGAAGCCTCTCGATGGACTCAGTAGACAAGGCCTgcagaaaagagggaaagaattttgcattaaaaaaacCAGGCCTGAGATCTATGAGTCTTGGTAAAAAAAGGTCCTTAGTTGGACAACTCACCCTGATGTATATGATGGCATCCGTACCAAAACCCTCCAGGGAGTACAACTTCAAATCCCCTTGGAAGTATCTCGCATACAATCGCGAAATGGGCAGACCATAGCCGAAGCCAGCCTGTATGTGTTAAAAGACATTTGAATAAACTCCAATCCTGTTGGCACCATCCCTCATATATCTGAACAGTAGCAGACATGCATGATAAAAGAGTGGCGCTAACCACTGAACTGTCAGTGATACTGGAATCTACAGATATTAACAATAACAAGCCTTTAAGAAAGTAATGGCTGGATCAGTGACATTACGCTACCAATCATCACTAAGAGGCTCTTTATTCATACTCCTTTCCCCCTCATTTCATGTTGAGTACACAGGTACTGCATGACTGGGGGAActgatgatgctgatgctcACTTACCAGAGGCGTTGCTCGTGCAGAGTCCATAAGCGGCCGAGGGGCAGTAGAGTACGTGTAGGTGAACAATCTGTCGATCTTCCTTAAGGGAACTCCTCCCCCGCGATCACTGACCTGCACAGGCCAACAAACCACATGGTAAGGCAGGGGTACTAAGGGAAACGTACTGCTTGATCACCGGAGGAAACCTCAAGCCCATATTTCGACTGAACTGATGGGACGGGACTGTACCTTTATGGTGAGGTCCTCGTGGCCCAAGGCCACCTGGGCCTGAACTGGGGGGTACTCAAGTGCATCTCCATATAGCTCCATAGTTGCCCGCATGGCATTCTGAAAGAACCACACATACTCAGATGCTCATAATCCACACCTCAGCATGGAATGTCCAAACTCCAGAGTGGCGATGTACATCACTGATTATTATTAAAAAGTATACCATTATAGACAGAAGCAGTACCATCATAGAGAAAAATACTATTACCTTAAATAGTTCAAATAGCATGTGGTACAGATGTGATGGTACATATACCACCGAAATCGCACTTCCACTTTCCACATTTTTTActggggaaaacaaaacaactgtaatgtgtaaatgtgttgatttaaatttaaatacagattaacaaataaataaatatcatgtttgtgtcagtgtttagCAGATTACCATTGAATTCTTCTAAAATCAACTCAGGAGAGTTCATGTAATATCGATCACAAAGGTTTCTTGCATTTTCATACGCATCTGAAAGATTCGAAAAAATGATGTGTTATGTGCACAGGTCATTCAAAGGTAACTTCAAAGACATCAGATCACCCAGATAATGAGTTGGCACTAACTCAGCTACAACAGTCCAACATCCACAGTCAGTTTGGTACAGTAAAGCAGCAGAGAGGCAGGTGAGCAGACATAAGAAAGGGACACTTACCCCGGACAACATCAGTGACACAACATTGAGGATCTATGCTGCCGATCTGTTTAGGATGCGCTGGGTTTACCCTCACTTTACCACCAAACAGCAAAGCTAGAGCGCAATCAGAGAATATGAAAATGCCAAATGTCATTCAAGACCTGCAACATGCTCATGGTGACAGTATAGTCTCCCAGAACCCCCAAAGAGCAATTCCAATCTGCTTTGTGTACTGCATGAGTGGTGCtgagtgataaaaaaaaaccttaagtTGCAACAGACCAAATAGCCCAGGCAAACACATGTATATAAACAcatgtatatatctatatgtatatttcACACACTAAGCACATGGATCACACTGGCTCTGTGCATGACCATAACAAAAGCACAACCCACTGTGTTGGTTAAGAAGCATCCTGATGGATATGCGGCTCATGTAGAAGCGGTCCAGAAAGTATTGCATGTTCTGGCTGGTGATGGGGTCTGTGCCATAGGCCTCTTTGTACTCCACAACACCCTGGGCCATGGTAGGCACGACGTCGTTGTGTCTGTTACGAATCTTTATAACAGCATCCGTGAAACTGGGACAGGAAAACCGCATGTCAAAAAGAAGTCCCTCCCCCCTGGCAGGACGGAAGACAGGAATGACCTGTATGGAAATACTGATGATAACTTACTCATATGTGACTTTTTCACTATCACCATCTTTGTCCTTGAACTCCAGCATGTCTTGAAAACTTTGCATATACCTGGAATGCCACAAGGACAACAACCTTAGCCATCACGGACAAATATGCCAAATATGCCACTAAATGCAGATGATACAAAGGCCAACAGGAGAACAATAGCAGTAAAGCCTCAGTTCATTTTTTGCCACGTCCTAccaaattagaaaaaaaaaagttaaacaaaaataaaagtgacaagagattaaaaaaagaataatcgCAAGAGTAAAACTATACCAAAAATGAAGGAGGGACTCGGGGAATTTGACTAAAGAAGCTGCAGGTCAATTAATGCTGGAATCAAGTAGAGGGGGGATGAACTTACCAGCTTTGTACCAAGCGTACAGAGGGGGTCCTAAGAAGATTATCTGGTAACAAATTGATTTCTTTCATTACGTTTGCCAGTCTCACCGGCAGCTCTTGTCTTAGGAAGACAAATGAGGTTTTCTCGCAAGCATTTTCCGATCCTGTTAAGTAGCAGAATAAAAAAATCAAGTAAATGGCCCGTTTATATCAGCCAGGACTTAACCTGAAACAATATAACGTAAGAACTAAGATAAGTTAACGTTACCCACCAAAATCCAGAAATTGTTTCATTGACAGTGGCGATGGAGAAAACCTGGAGTAATAATCAACTTGTTTTCCAATTGCGGCGTTGTTCATCAAAGCTCTTAAAATCCTCATAatgactggtgtttgtgtcCGCCGTCAGGGGAAAAAGATCTTTCAACAATAGTTATCGCTCAAAACTGCTGGACAAacatgctagctaactagccagcGTCCAGCTGGATGAGGCAGCTAGCAAGCTTGACAGCTAGCAACGTGTTTACTGTTTTGCAAAGCTGCCAAATGACTTAGTGCAGAAtatttttgaatgtttttatttgcaAAACTATTTCGGTGTATTTCGTGCCGGCGGTCATTGAATTAAATTAGGTAAAACCAAGAAATAATACATTAAAATCTTCAAATGTCAACACAACCTGCAAGTTGGCTAATAAGAGAAGAAGCGCAGTGTTGTCAACTGCTGAGTAGGATGGCGCTCCCTCGGACTGGGTCTGACCCTCACATAAGCTTTCAATTCACTGATTTAGAATTAACTTGAGTAGCTTCAAGCCATTGAAGCTCACGTATTGCTACTGTTACATATTTTCACAGTTTATTTTGGATTACTCTATTGCATTAAGGACAGCTCAAGCCGACATGCCTTCTGATTGGCTTTCATAGCTAGAAACATGGCCCCTTCGGTCACGTCATGAGTATTAGTAAGCTTCAGAAAGTGCCTGACAGAATATGCAGCAAAGAAAGTGAAATAGGAATGGTTGAGGTTGTCAAGGCATAAGGAGTTTGTAGGTTATATAACATGTACGTTTTGTTGTAGGctacaaaaaaagaacaaaatgcTTTGGATCtgtcagatgaatgaatttcTTATTtcgcctttatatatatctatgtgcGCGCATCTGCCTGCATTTGAGTGTGCATCTTTTGAGTGCTTTATGGTTTCCCTGACTATCAGGGAaacaagccaacacacacagacacaccagagggCAGTAGTGGAGAGTGGTTTTAAGATCAtattcatatatgtatatatgtctatggttaagATGAGCCTGTGGGTAAGTTAACCCACCACCTGTATCTGGGCAACCATACACATTTTGTGGAAGAAATAACAATATGGATGAAGTGGTAAGAATATTCTTTTCACAAAGTTTTTGTTGGCATATCAGGTATCAATGCCACATCAAAAGTAATGTAtctcagttaaaaaaaaatatatagggTAAGTTGAACTACCAATTTTTATGAATCTAAGTTAAATATTTGGTGTTTAAATTAGTGATGCATCCAATCAATGAATAACTgacattatatttcatatttcagatATAGCATAACAGCAGTCATGCCACGTAATTACAGATGACGTACAAGCATCACTCTTGCTTTGCCATTTTAAATGGCATTTCCCATACATATGTGACAAAATAATGTTTATGTCACTGGCTACGAAGTCTGGGATTATACAGATATTCAGGATATTGTGTTTATAGCCTAAAACATTTGCAATTATGCCAAACATACAGTTGAGAGTCTACACTGAAAGTGAATGACAAATCATTTGTGAATGTTCCTCAAAAGTATACAAGTTTCATTCAATTAAAGACTTCCATTTCTATTTATTAATCTCACAGACTTGGCAAACTATCTTCAGGTTTGAAAACTGTAGACAAATTAGTTGTAAGATGTATTTTATGAACACCAATAAAATCAGTAGAATGGTGGGTTTACTTAATAATTGTTATATTTAGAATTATACCTAAAATCTTAGATGGCTCAATTTACCCCTAACATGGAGTCACAAGACTTTTTGTTATCCCATATTTGGTTGTGTGCTGAGGTTTCAACAGATGGCACACATCCTGAACCTGTGCGTTAGTTTTATTTCCGTCTCACATTTCCTTGGCTATATGTCGACTTAACACAATAGGCACATTTTACCATGCTCTTCCCAATTGCATTCAGGTATCACATTCAGGGGCCATTTGCATTCaagtgccccctagtggtcaaattCCACACTAGGTTGCTTTACTCATAGACATATGTAAGTATGTCTATGTTTGAGACCCCTGATCTAGAGTCTGCAGGAGAAGAACACAGTGCGCTCCTCTATCATTCTGGGGTCAGATGGCTTTCGTGTGGAGCTGTGCTGTCACGTGTGTTCGAGTTACGTGGGTCTCTCCGAGAGTTTTTAGTGTCCCTATCTTTTCAGACCTTTACTGTGAACTGAACAGACTGAACAGTTCTATGCAAGGACGTAATACACACGTCATCCAGCTGTATGACAGGATGGAGGGCTGTCTGAAGAAAATCAGAAGATGGTGGGATCGAGTCAGAGGGCACTTTTTCCATGTTTCCATCTGTGGAAGAGTTATGTGAGTCTGCAGTGCTGTCtcctcacctaacacacacaattgttGCACACAATTTGGAGGCACTGGATGATGAGTTTGGGAAATACTTCTCTGAGGCTGAGTTGTGGCGCAAAGACAAGACATGGATACAGTTCCATTCAAAGATAGTGCAGCAGATGGCTCAAACTGAATAGTGACATGAAGATCAGCTCATTGAACTATCTAACTACTAACTTGCAATGTAACAAAAGACTGCATCTCGACTGCTTTCCAGGGGAAAAAACATACCGTTTTGGCACAGCCGACATGCAAAGTTttgaccctcaggtcttcatcaGGCAAGTAACTTaagtaaaccacacaaacatctgTACAATTGAAAATTTAACACAAATTTAACAAAGAGTTGAAccatttaaattgtatttagtcAATCAGTTAAACTTAAATATTTTATCAGTACtacacttttttattttatgtgatCAGAGCTCTGTCTTTTCCCCGGATTCCGCTCCtggttttcaaaaaaaaaaaaaatccagtccGGTTTTTCCCCGGATACCGCTCAAggttttccccccaaaaaacctTCAGTCCGGGTTCCCCCTGGATTTCGCTCCAggttttccaaaaaaaaaactcagtcaTAAGTCAGTAACACAGCCATGGACATCGTGTTGTTGAATGTCCATATTCAATAATGTGGTATTTCATAACAACAACATGGTCATACTTTCATAATTAGTATGAGCACTACACTGATACACAGACTTACTTAATTCCATTTGATTTCTTACTCCTCCAAAGGTCAGGTTTGGAGCTTGAAAGCATGTCTTCTGCACGTTCATACTGGTGGACATTCATTACATGACTCGCTTATAGGTAAATCATGGGTGAATGCGAATGTATAGAGGTGACAAATGGGACCAAAAAGAAACCATCATCTCCTGTTATACAATCATTAATTAGCACCACCATCATACATGATGAAGCAGCTGAAGTGATATAATCAGAGGATGTGAGAAAGTATAGCCTTCGCTGTGAGAACCACGTCATTTTCTTACTGATTTCCGGTAACTGAGAATCACACTGAGCTGCCCTATTGAGGCTTCACAAATATATCCTGTCACTCAATGTGTCAGCCTGCACTTTGATAACACTGATCGTCTTTATAGTCCTCAACAAGGACTTGTGCTTCAGGGGGTACCCTGTGTGGCCCATGTCAGTTATGAGTACTTAAACATGGCAATGGATCATGACTGACACGTGGACATCAAACAGCTATCATTGAAACTGGTGCAAATGTATTACACCTCAGGTTAGGACCTACGTATAAATAAGACGTGATCTGGCGAGAACTGAAGTCACCTCAGGGATGGCATCTCCTCTTTCCTGAGGAGAATCAGAATAATTCTGTTCTAGAGAGGCGAGAGCGGAACTGCTTTTCCCATGACCTTTGAGACCTTCTACTCCCCTCCACAACAGGTGTTAAATGACATTGCACTGCTCTATTGCTGAGTACCCCAATGGAATGACCAAGCAGCATGGAAAAGGTCAACAGATCAGTCATGTTAGAGTATAACATTGAGGATGTACTGTACATTATCACATTTACTTTTACCTTTGAGATTTTAGCtaaattaaaacattatttaaGCATAACTGAACAGTGATAGCAGAGATACTGTGTCCCATGGAGTCTTCAGTCTGCATGGAAGACTATGTGCCATCTCACCAGAGGTCTCTTTCTTACCATACTCATAGGCAGTTGCTGCTGATGTGGTCTTTTCTGCATAGCTGCCGACTggaaacaacaataacagatTCTGATGAGAAGAGAGTTGATCCTCTTCTATATGTTAGGAATTAAGGAGGTGGAAAAGGAGTACCTGATGTGGACTTTGACACGAGACTTTGAAACCGTATTTTATACCAAAAATGACTCGATGAGGATGGTCAATATTTGACAAGAACTCAAGATGTTATCATTGCAGCAGATTTGTGATAATAGAAGATTACGCtactttctgtctttcagttGTTAAAACTAACACTAGAAAGTTGGTAATTTACCTATCAAGGGTAAGGGTTTATAATGTTCTACCATTTCTATCACAGCAATCACTGACAGCAACACCTCTAATGAAGTCAAACCTCAAAATCACTCTACCAATCATAATTTCCTTCCCTTACAAATATGTTTCCAAGTGCTTATTTTCCTTTCTCATATTGTTTAATATTCAAACACCATTTTACtgttaaatgttgttttcaGCTGAAAGAATTTGTATTTAGTTAAATTGAGCCATAGATTTTGTGAGTGAAAGCCAAGTGCTGGTAATCATGAGTCTTCATGATGCAGGCGTTTCATGCTGGCAAACGTTTGTTCATTTGAAAATTGTCAAGCTGTGAATATCATTACTCAGACTGGGTGTCAACTGGCAGCACAATTCTTCTTTTGGTTTCATGCGCTGATGATTCACGGTCCTTCTAGTCCATAGTTCAAAGAGCACATGTGTCGCCATGGTATCATGACTAACTTCTATTGCTGCCAACTGATTTACCAGTCTTTTTCATCGTTTAGAAATGAAGTACCATTCATCAGATCAGaccacaataacaataacagtaaCAATATGACTTGTTATATTGTTATATAAACATACCTGATGAAGAAAGATCTATCAAACTCTCTTGTTTCCTTACCATGCTAATTTATAGCACTTCTTTCATAAacccattttcatttcaaaacctttccatgacttttcacaaatacacagaatTGCGTACTTCACGCCACAGGGCCTAATTATTGAGCaggaaataaacaacaatattttCTATTCCTTTTCTAATGGGCGAGTTAAGTTATGTCAAGTGGAAACTATATTATGCCACAGAAATTCACATTATCCATGGTTGAGTACAATAACATCATTCGTTTCATTAGACCTAAATACGACAAAATCCAGTTTAATGACTTTTTACAAAACCGTCATTGGAGTTTTCCAGGCTtggaaaatgggattttaaaattcCAAGGCTTTTACCGGATTGCCATTACTGTGGGAACCCTGATAAAacaatttcatgttttttttttaactaacaTAATCAGTGTCAATATTTCtggttctagtgtgtgtgtgtgtgtgtgtgtgtgtgtgtgtgtgtgtgtgtgtgtgtgtgtgtgtgtgtgtgtgtgtgtgtgtgtgtgtgtgtgtgtgtgtgtgtgtgtgtgtgtgtgtgtgtgtgtgtgtgtgtgtgtgttcaaaccaACAAAGCCACCCCACAATCCTCTTCGGTGCCTCAGCCTGGCTGTGTGACCAGTCCACTAAACAAATACACCGCTGTAAGAAATGTGTTCTTTATTGCAGTATAGCCCTTTCAGAGCTCCACACTTCTTGCACCTTTATGCCAGTGAtaacacttacaaaaacacaggCTAACAATTTATTTGGACAGCATATTAAAGAACCTCAGTGTGTACCCCATCTTTAATCCAGTATTCGTCAATTAGCCCTGACCATCTGTCAACTAACCTTTGCCATAACCTGACCATAACTCTAAACCTCACCTCACAAACCCATCCAAACCTAACCATAACACTTGAGCTTACTTGCATTCCTCATCAGAAAACCGACTCATGTCTGACTTGTGTACGTGCttgctttttgtttttgcttgatTAGACTATTTTCCTCATTTATCATTTTCACTGGATGTGGAGGATTCTAAAAAACACCACTCAGAAATGTccctttgtttttgttatgaTAAACTAATTTAAATTAATATAGAGTCCTTTACTATGACATTGATCATAGTATCGTGGTAAACACAGTAGTTTCACTATTACGTAAGAGAGTCTGTAAACATAGCCTACATTGTACCTGATGATCATAGCAGATCTTTCTAGCTGTTGTCCCAATAATCCATACTAAAGACACTATATACAGTATCCTACCTTCACAGTTCGACAACAATTGTTACTTTTCAAAATGGAAATAAGAAATGGAACATTGCAACAATCCAAACAATACTACAAACTCTGAAATCGGGTTTGAAACAGTGTAAAAAAACGACTTGCCTTGTTCGATAATCTACTACTACTTTTGAGTGTACAagcaaggattttttttttgacaaaccTAACTGGTTTGATATGTCACGCAAGTGCAAAGTCAATTTATGTCATAAGGATCAAGCTCACATCATAAGATGATTTTTGTATTTAAAGAGGTTTGATGCTTTGTGTCGCACCTGGCAGCAACCCTAAACCCATGCTGCACAGGGGGCCAGTCCCTCACGCGCCCCTCCGGATTTTCATTATAAAACGACAAACATGACAAATCTTTggcaaataaatgcatttacaggtcatgcaaaaataaatatacagtgtactaaaaataaatatatacaaaacacatttttccaGTCTGTCATTTGAGAGAATAGACTGAAGCAGATCGAAGATGACTGACATGCATGGCATTACACAAAAGCATTCCATACATTTTAAAGAGGTTTGCTGCCTCAAAcagaagacaaaagacaaaaactgTCTATTTTGGTAgagatatttgtgtttgtcctctatCTGTCCACTCCGAGTATCCAGAGGGAAAGCCcaagtttctgtttctgtttttccctGGAATTCTTGCACTTTGCTTTCAATGTACATCGGTGGTATACAAACATATAGTAAGACAAGTTTCAGCTGTTCAAAAGAGAAAAGTAGAAGAAGATGAGGACTCTGGGTCACTGCCACTGTGACTCCAGACCTTCTTAAGAGTAGGCAGCACCATGGAGGTCGACACTTTGTTTTAAGAGTAACTCTCATTGTCATTCCAAGTGGTCATCCATTGCTTTTTCTCAAATGCCGTTAGTTGAATCTTGCCATCCTTAAACTGTTGCTTATCTTTCCTTATACGCACAGCGTGGTATCTTGGAACAGTGTCTTCATATTTGGCATGCTTGAAAAATCCACACTGTCGACAAGAATGAacattgaaattaattaaataaacacacaatgtCTGCAGGTTTGTtgattaatataataatataatataatacattataatatattaaattGTTGCAAGTGTTGATCATCTGAAACCAGAAATGTTAGACAAGCAGC
Protein-coding regions in this window:
- the pdk1 gene encoding pyruvate dehydrogenase (acetyl-transferring) kinase isozyme 1, mitochondrial; its protein translation is MRILRALMNNAAIGKQVDYYSRFSPSPLSMKQFLDFGSENACEKTSFVFLRQELPVRLANVMKEINLLPDNLLRTPSVRLVQSWYMQSFQDMLEFKDKDGDSEKVTYDFTDAVIKIRNRHNDVVPTMAQGVVEYKEAYGTDPITSQNMQYFLDRFYMSRISIRMLLNQHTLLFGGKVRVNPAHPKQIGSIDPQCCVTDVVRDAYENARNLCDRYYMNSPELILEEFNVKNVESGSAISVVYVPSHLYHMLFELFKNAMRATMELYGDALEYPPVQAQVALGHEDLTIKVSDRGGGVPLRKIDRLFTYTYSTAPRPLMDSARATPLAGFGYGLPISRLYARYFQGDLKLYSLEGFGTDAIIYIRALSTESIERLPVYNKSAWKHYKTMHEADDWCVPSKEPKDMTTFRSF